Proteins from a single region of Flavobacterium sp. YJ01:
- a CDS encoding SRPBCC domain-containing protein produces MEKLVFNIDIKASKEKIWKVLWDDETYRKWTSAFCEGSYVETSWNEGDKIYFLGPTGEGMNSIIETKIPNEYMAFKHVGEIKDFKEVPPTEETLKWVGAMETYRLTQKGDVVDLQAEVDVIEKHIDYFKEAFPKGLEKIKELSEE; encoded by the coding sequence ATGGAAAAATTAGTATTTAATATAGATATAAAAGCTTCTAAAGAAAAAATTTGGAAGGTTTTATGGGATGACGAAACGTACAGAAAATGGACAAGTGCATTTTGTGAAGGAAGTTATGTGGAAACGAGCTGGAACGAAGGAGATAAAATCTATTTTTTAGGCCCAACTGGAGAAGGAATGAATAGTATTATTGAAACTAAAATTCCAAATGAATATATGGCATTTAAGCATGTTGGCGAAATCAAAGATTTTAAAGAAGTTCCGCCTACAGAAGAAACCTTGAAATGGGTAGGAGCAATGGAAACTTACAGATTGACTCAAAAAGGTGATGTCGTAGATCTTCAGGCAGAAGTAGATGTAATTGAAAAACATATCGATTATTTTAAAGAAGCTTTTCCAAAAGGGCTGGAAAAAATAAAGGAATTATCTGAGGAATAG
- a CDS encoding redox-active disulfide protein 2, producing the protein MKNTKFSDMSTEELIKNQKTLKTVNTIFAVVLFMLFALNIFIVFNKGFSAMNVVPIALLPILFLNISNLKEIKKELESRK; encoded by the coding sequence ATGAAGAATACAAAATTCAGCGATATGAGTACGGAAGAACTCATTAAAAACCAAAAAACATTGAAAACAGTTAATACTATTTTTGCTGTCGTGTTATTTATGCTTTTTGCTCTTAATATTTTCATTGTTTTCAACAAAGGTTTTAGTGCTATGAATGTTGTTCCGATTGCTTTGTTACCTATTCTATTTTTGAATATTAGTAATTTAAAGGAGATTAAAAAAGAATTGGAATCGAGAAAATAA
- a CDS encoding VOC family protein, which produces MKTKIFLNLAVKDLNKAVSFYNGLGFSTNPKFTNDKGACIVIDENIFVMILVEEFYQTFTNKKICDSATTSEVLISISLDSREQVDEMLDKAVKAGGADYIPAKDYGWMYQRTFLDLDGHHWEVFYMDESQIPQDM; this is translated from the coding sequence ATGAAAACAAAAATCTTCTTAAATCTTGCTGTAAAAGATTTAAACAAAGCAGTATCATTTTATAATGGACTTGGTTTTTCGACCAATCCAAAATTCACAAACGATAAGGGAGCTTGTATAGTTATTGACGAAAATATATTTGTGATGATTTTGGTAGAAGAGTTTTATCAGACTTTTACAAATAAAAAGATTTGCGATTCTGCAACAACTAGCGAAGTTCTTATTTCGATTTCTCTGGATTCTCGCGAACAAGTTGATGAAATGCTTGATAAAGCTGTTAAGGCTGGTGGAGCAGATTATATTCCTGCAAAGGATTATGGATGGATGTATCAAAGAACTTTTCTTGATTTAGATGGACATCATTGGGAAGTTTTTTATATGGATGAAAGCCAGATTCCTCAGGATATGTAA
- a CDS encoding AsmA-like C-terminal region-containing protein, with protein sequence MLKKVLKISAIVIVVLVAALFALPFLFKDQIKAKIVEAINESVDAKVSFTDADLSLFKNFPNATVGIEKLVIINKAPFEGDTLVSLGELNLKMSVKELFKGKDEPLNIQGISSTNGLVNIIFNKDGVGNFDIALKDKKEDKKDEAGKPLSLKIQNYKIENFTFRYIDQGSKIKMVIDSLNHEGTGDFTNSKLDLNTKTTAKVSLDMDKMNYMKNVKLTLDAILGIDLDKSKYTFKENKALINQLPLEFDGFIQMAENKQIYDLKFKTPTSSFTNFLGLIPSAYASSLDGVKTTGDFTVKGFAKGELTETTVPKFNVEIASNNASFQYPNLPKSVQNIVIDTKIINETGILNDTYVNLDKLSFRIDQDVFNAKANIKNITVNPIIDAALKGTINLANLSKAYPIKMDKPLAGILKADVTTNFDMASVEKSQYQNIKNAGTMSLSGFKYTDENNKSMNISTALVEFNPSRINLKQFDATTGKSDISINGVLENFYGFMFKKQELRGNFNMSSNQLAVDDFMTAGEPAKAETKTAAKPAEAMKIPAFLNCTLNAKATTVLYDNLKLKDVSGKLLIKDEKATLENFKTNIFGGSIGLNGAVSTKEKVPTFDMNLGFNQVDIAQTFTQLDMMKKIAPIAGIINGKLNSTIKLNGNLDAKELTPDLKSISGDLIGQLLSTTVNSQNSTLLKALSSNVKFVDLNKVNLNDIKAALTFDNGKVNIKPFDIKYQDIKVTVGGTHGFDQTMNYNLKFDVPAKYLGTEANNLIAKLSPADAAKLDNIPINATLTGNFSNPKVSTDMKTAVSNLTTQLVNQQKEKLTQKGTSALTDLINKNTKAKDTTQAAKAEKEQKTQEVTKKASDLLNGLFKKKNP encoded by the coding sequence ATGCTAAAGAAAGTTTTAAAAATAAGCGCCATTGTAATTGTGGTTCTTGTTGCCGCATTATTTGCCTTACCTTTTTTATTTAAAGATCAGATCAAAGCCAAAATTGTCGAAGCTATTAACGAAAGTGTTGATGCTAAAGTTAGTTTTACAGATGCTGATTTAAGTTTGTTTAAAAATTTCCCGAACGCAACCGTTGGGATTGAAAAACTGGTTATTATAAACAAAGCACCTTTTGAAGGTGACACTTTGGTTTCTCTTGGCGAATTAAACTTAAAAATGAGTGTTAAAGAACTTTTTAAAGGAAAAGACGAACCATTAAACATTCAAGGAATTAGTTCTACAAACGGATTAGTAAATATTATTTTTAATAAAGATGGTGTCGGCAACTTTGATATCGCCTTAAAAGATAAAAAAGAAGACAAAAAAGACGAAGCAGGCAAACCGCTTTCTTTAAAAATCCAAAATTACAAAATCGAGAATTTTACTTTTAGATACATCGATCAAGGTTCTAAAATTAAAATGGTAATTGACAGTTTAAACCACGAAGGAACTGGAGATTTTACCAATTCAAAACTGGATTTGAATACAAAAACAACGGCTAAAGTTTCATTAGACATGGATAAAATGAATTACATGAAAAATGTAAAACTTACTTTAGACGCAATTCTTGGAATTGATTTGGATAAAAGCAAATATACTTTTAAAGAAAATAAAGCTTTAATCAACCAATTGCCTCTAGAGTTTGACGGATTTATTCAAATGGCAGAAAACAAACAGATTTACGATTTGAAATTTAAAACTCCGACTTCTTCTTTTACAAACTTTTTAGGTTTAATTCCTTCTGCTTATGCCTCAAGTTTAGATGGCGTAAAAACTACTGGAGATTTTACGGTAAAAGGTTTTGCAAAAGGAGAATTGACAGAAACTACAGTTCCTAAATTTAATGTAGAAATTGCATCAAACAATGCTTCTTTTCAATATCCGAACCTTCCAAAATCGGTTCAAAATATTGTTATTGACACTAAAATCATCAATGAAACAGGAATTTTAAATGACACTTACGTGAATTTAGATAAGCTGTCTTTTAGAATTGATCAAGATGTTTTTAACGCTAAAGCGAATATCAAAAACATTACTGTAAATCCAATAATTGATGCAGCTTTGAAAGGAACAATCAACTTGGCTAATCTTTCAAAAGCATATCCAATTAAAATGGACAAACCTTTGGCAGGTATTTTAAAAGCAGATGTTACTACCAATTTTGATATGGCTTCTGTTGAAAAAAGTCAATATCAAAACATCAAAAATGCGGGTACAATGAGTTTGTCAGGATTTAAATACACTGATGAAAACAATAAATCCATGAACATTAGTACGGCTTTGGTTGAATTTAATCCAAGCAGAATTAATCTAAAACAATTTGATGCTACAACTGGAAAAAGTGACATTAGCATTAATGGAGTTTTAGAGAATTTCTATGGCTTTATGTTTAAAAAACAAGAATTGAGAGGAAACTTCAACATGAGTTCAAATCAATTGGCTGTTGATGATTTTATGACTGCTGGAGAACCTGCAAAAGCAGAAACCAAAACTGCTGCAAAACCAGCAGAAGCTATGAAGATTCCTGCTTTCTTAAACTGTACTTTGAATGCAAAAGCAACAACAGTTTTATATGACAATTTAAAACTGAAAGATGTTTCTGGAAAATTGTTGATTAAAGACGAAAAAGCAACTTTAGAAAACTTCAAAACTAATATTTTTGGAGGATCAATTGGGCTTAATGGAGCCGTTTCTACAAAAGAAAAAGTGCCAACTTTTGATATGAATTTAGGTTTCAATCAAGTTGATATTGCACAGACTTTTACACAATTGGATATGATGAAAAAAATCGCTCCGATTGCTGGAATTATTAACGGAAAATTGAATTCGACTATTAAATTGAATGGAAATTTAGACGCAAAAGAATTAACGCCAGATTTAAAATCTATTTCTGGGGATTTAATTGGTCAATTGCTTTCGACAACTGTAAATTCTCAAAATTCAACTTTACTGAAAGCTTTAAGTTCAAATGTAAAATTTGTTGATTTAAATAAAGTAAATCTAAACGACATTAAAGCGGCTTTGACTTTTGATAATGGAAAAGTAAATATCAAACCTTTTGATATTAAATACCAAGATATTAAAGTAACAGTTGGCGGAACTCACGGTTTTGACCAAACGATGAATTATAATTTAAAATTTGATGTTCCTGCTAAATATTTAGGTACTGAAGCCAATAATTTAATAGCAAAATTATCTCCTGCCGATGCTGCAAAATTAGATAACATTCCGATTAATGCGACTTTGACTGGAAACTTTTCAAATCCTAAAGTGAGTACAGACATGAAAACTGCTGTAAGTAATTTAACCACCCAATTGGTGAATCAACAGAAAGAAAAACTGACTCAAAAAGGAACTTCAGCGCTCACAGATTTAATCAATAAAAACACAAAAGCGAAAGATACAACGCAAGCTGCAAAAGCAGAAAAAGAACAAAAAACTCAAGAAGTTACCAAAAAAGCAAGTGACTTATTGAATGGTCTTTTTAAGAAAAAGAATCCCTAA
- a CDS encoding glycosyltransferase family 9 protein, whose translation MSSKKKVNAFRRSLMQSLTKNVGNLDIRNIEPIDKSKIKKVLICRPNGRLGNMLLITPLVEEVTKTFPGCTIDVFVKGFLAPIVFENYDNVDKVIPLPKKPFKELVKYFKVWTLIRKQNYDLAINVDQNSSSGRLGVKFSTAKYKFFGNLPEGVNLNHSDYEHIAKYPVYNFRHFLSQVGVEDKSEPIALIDLKLSKEEIANGKQILDKIIDPNKRSIAIFTFATGEKCYSTDWWAEFYTALKNEFPDENIFEVLPVENVSQINFEAPTFYSKDIREIGSVLANVDVFVGADSGIMHLSSAAKAPTLGLFSGSNIKKYEPYGNGSKGLDTNVLGVPDFIKAIKEVLKK comes from the coding sequence ATGAGCAGCAAAAAAAAAGTCAACGCTTTTAGGCGTTCTCTAATGCAGAGTTTAACCAAGAATGTTGGAAATTTAGACATTAGAAATATTGAGCCAATTGATAAAAGCAAAATTAAAAAAGTTCTAATCTGCAGACCAAACGGCAGGTTAGGAAACATGCTGTTAATTACTCCATTGGTTGAAGAAGTGACGAAAACTTTTCCTGGATGTACAATTGATGTATTTGTAAAAGGTTTTCTAGCTCCTATTGTTTTTGAAAATTATGATAATGTAGATAAAGTTATCCCGTTACCTAAAAAGCCTTTTAAAGAATTAGTAAAATACTTTAAAGTTTGGACTTTAATTAGAAAACAAAATTATGATCTCGCCATAAATGTAGATCAGAATTCTTCATCGGGAAGGCTTGGTGTGAAATTTTCTACTGCAAAATATAAGTTTTTCGGAAATCTACCTGAAGGTGTTAATTTAAATCATTCAGATTACGAACACATTGCAAAATATCCAGTTTACAATTTCAGACATTTTTTAAGTCAGGTTGGAGTTGAAGATAAAAGTGAACCTATTGCGCTAATTGATTTAAAATTATCAAAAGAAGAAATTGCAAACGGTAAACAAATTTTAGATAAAATTATTGATCCAAACAAAAGATCAATTGCGATTTTTACCTTTGCTACAGGAGAAAAATGCTACAGTACAGATTGGTGGGCAGAATTTTATACCGCTTTGAAAAACGAATTTCCAGACGAGAATATTTTTGAAGTTTTACCGGTAGAAAATGTTTCTCAAATCAATTTTGAAGCACCTACTTTTTACAGTAAAGATATTAGAGAAATTGGTTCTGTTTTAGCAAATGTAGATGTTTTTGTTGGAGCAGATAGCGGGATTATGCATTTGTCAAGTGCTGCAAAAGCGCCTACATTAGGTTTGTTTTCTGGCTCGAATATTAAAAAATATGAACCTTACGGAAACGGAAGTAAAGGCTTAGATACAAACGTTTTAGGTGTTCCTGATTTTATAAAAGCTATAAAAGAAGTTTTGAAAAAGTAA
- a CDS encoding GH3 auxin-responsive promoter family protein has protein sequence MPLSIINSFASWVLKQRIHQIELFLKYPNEVQEELLHNLLTASENTIIGKQYDFASINSYQTFSERVPISTYEELQPLIERTRLGEQNVFWETPIKWFAKSSGTTNAKSKFIPVSNEALEDCHYKGSKDLLCLYLNNNEDSELFLGKSLRLGGSSQIYENNNTFFGDLSAILIENMPIWAEFSSTPSSKTSLMSEWETKIAAIINETKNENVTSFAGVPSWMLVLMNKVLENTGKQNLLELWPNLEVYFHGGVSFSPYKEQYKKILPSSDFKYYEIYNASEGFFAIQDLNYSSDLLLMLDYGIFYEFIPMDTFGTPDQKVVRLADVELNKNYAIVITTNSGLWRYLIGDTVRFTSLNPYRIRVTGRTKHHINVFGEELMVENTDQAIAKACQVTQTEVIDYTVAPIFMQDKEKGAHEWMIEFKKHPADVGLFQKVLDETLQTLNSDYEAKRYNNMTLNPLVINVARENLFYDWLKERDKLGGQHKIPRLSNQRDYLEQLKEMC, from the coding sequence ATGCCTTTATCTATAATCAATTCGTTTGCCTCTTGGGTTCTTAAACAGAGAATTCATCAAATAGAGCTTTTTTTAAAATACCCAAATGAAGTTCAGGAAGAATTATTGCACAACTTATTGACGGCATCAGAAAATACGATTATTGGTAAACAATATGATTTTGCTAGCATCAACTCTTATCAGACATTCTCAGAAAGAGTTCCAATCTCGACTTACGAAGAATTACAACCGCTAATTGAACGCACGCGTTTGGGCGAACAAAACGTTTTCTGGGAAACTCCAATTAAGTGGTTTGCAAAATCGAGCGGTACAACCAATGCAAAAAGCAAATTTATTCCTGTAAGTAACGAAGCCTTAGAAGATTGCCATTATAAAGGAAGTAAAGATTTATTATGTCTTTATTTAAACAACAATGAAGATTCTGAATTGTTTTTAGGAAAAAGTCTTCGCTTGGGCGGAAGTTCTCAGATTTACGAAAACAACAATACTTTCTTCGGAGATTTATCGGCAATTTTGATTGAAAATATGCCCATTTGGGCCGAATTTAGCAGTACGCCTAGCAGTAAAACTTCGTTAATGAGCGAATGGGAAACTAAAATTGCTGCCATTATTAATGAAACTAAAAATGAAAATGTAACAAGTTTTGCTGGTGTTCCTTCTTGGATGCTGGTTTTAATGAATAAAGTTTTAGAAAATACTGGCAAACAAAACTTACTGGAACTTTGGCCAAATCTTGAAGTTTATTTTCATGGTGGCGTGAGTTTTTCTCCGTACAAAGAACAATACAAAAAAATTCTGCCAAGTTCAGATTTTAAATATTACGAAATCTACAATGCTTCTGAAGGTTTTTTCGCCATTCAGGATTTAAATTATTCTAGTGATTTATTGCTGATGCTGGATTACGGAATCTTCTACGAATTTATTCCGATGGATACTTTTGGAACTCCTGATCAAAAAGTGGTTCGTTTGGCAGATGTTGAACTGAATAAAAACTATGCCATTGTTATTACAACCAATTCTGGTTTATGGCGTTATTTAATTGGTGATACGGTTCGTTTTACGTCTTTAAATCCATATCGAATTAGAGTCACAGGAAGAACCAAACATCATATTAATGTTTTTGGAGAGGAATTAATGGTAGAAAATACCGATCAGGCGATTGCAAAAGCATGTCAGGTAACTCAGACAGAAGTCATTGATTACACGGTTGCCCCAATTTTTATGCAAGACAAAGAAAAAGGTGCACACGAATGGATGATTGAATTTAAGAAACATCCTGCCGATGTTGGTCTTTTCCAAAAAGTTTTGGATGAAACTTTGCAAACTTTAAATTCAGATTACGAAGCAAAACGCTACAACAATATGACTTTAAATCCTTTGGTGATTAATGTTGCGCGTGAGAATTTATTTTATGATTGGCTGAAAGAAAGAGACAAGTTGGGCGGACAGCATAAGATTCCGAGACTTTCAAATCAGAGGGATTATTTGGAGCAATTGAAGGAAATGTGTTAA
- a CDS encoding DUF2797 domain-containing protein, whose translation MQYQGVLTKMQTELGSPIQYYLVFEDSFLNVNQLLDKEIEINFIGYQCLNCGKKKKIYRQGFCYDCFYSSPAVGDWIMRPELSTAHLGIADRDLDYESKVQLQPHIVYLAAACEIKVGVTRKTQVPTRWIDQGASQAIAVVEVPNRYLAGITEVALKDHYTDKTNWRKMLQNSVEVFDLVAEKVKIESLIPDDVKEYFYSQKNDLYDLQYPVLSYPAKVNSLNLDKTPSFSGKLTGIKGQYLLFENGTVFNVRGSEGYVVTINV comes from the coding sequence ATGCAATATCAAGGTGTACTGACAAAAATGCAAACCGAACTTGGAAGTCCAATTCAATATTATTTGGTTTTCGAAGATAGTTTTTTAAATGTCAATCAGTTATTAGATAAAGAAATCGAAATTAACTTTATTGGTTATCAGTGTTTGAATTGCGGTAAAAAGAAAAAAATATACCGACAAGGTTTTTGTTACGACTGTTTTTATTCAAGTCCAGCTGTTGGAGACTGGATTATGCGACCAGAATTAAGTACGGCACATTTAGGAATTGCGGATAGAGATTTAGATTATGAATCTAAAGTTCAATTACAGCCTCATATTGTTTATCTGGCAGCGGCTTGCGAAATAAAAGTTGGTGTTACACGCAAAACGCAAGTTCCGACACGTTGGATCGATCAGGGCGCTTCGCAAGCAATTGCAGTTGTTGAGGTTCCAAATCGATATTTGGCAGGAATTACCGAGGTTGCCTTAAAAGATCATTATACAGATAAAACCAATTGGAGAAAAATGCTACAGAATTCGGTTGAAGTTTTTGATTTGGTTGCCGAAAAAGTCAAAATTGAGAGTTTAATTCCAGATGATGTTAAAGAATATTTCTACTCGCAAAAGAATGACCTTTATGATTTACAGTATCCTGTTTTGAGTTATCCTGCAAAAGTAAATAGTTTAAATTTGGATAAAACACCTTCTTTCAGCGGAAAATTAACTGGAATTAAAGGCCAGTACTTATTGTTTGAAAATGGTACTGTATTTAATGTGCGTGGTTCTGAAGGATATGTTGTAACGATAAATGTGTAA
- a CDS encoding SRPBCC family protein yields the protein MITIKSTVKASLDKVWNFWNTPEHITKWSFASPDWHTPYAEADLREGGKFKSTMAAKDGSMSFDFEGEFTLVKPNEALSYVMADGRKVEITFNETAEGVEIIESFDPESQNPEEMQREGWQAILDNFKNYVENN from the coding sequence ATGATAACAATAAAAAGTACTGTAAAAGCTTCATTAGATAAAGTTTGGAATTTCTGGAATACGCCTGAACATATTACAAAATGGAGTTTTGCTTCTCCAGATTGGCATACGCCTTATGCAGAAGCTGATTTAAGAGAAGGAGGAAAATTCAAATCGACTATGGCGGCGAAAGACGGCAGCATGAGTTTTGATTTTGAAGGCGAATTTACTTTGGTAAAGCCAAATGAAGCACTTTCATACGTTATGGCAGACGGAAGAAAGGTTGAAATTACTTTTAATGAAACTGCAGAGGGAGTTGAAATAATTGAAAGTTTCGATCCAGAATCGCAAAATCCAGAAGAAATGCAACGTGAAGGCTGGCAAGCAATTTTGGATAATTTTAAAAATTACGTAGAGAATAATTAA
- a CDS encoding VOC family protein — protein sequence MAAINPYLMFNGTCEEAFLFYKSVFGGDFPYIGKYKDAPAEEGEVLSEEALNRIMHVSLPIGNTILMGSDSHPRYGDVGFGDNFSISVNTESREEADKIFSGLSAGGHIEMAMDDTFWGSYFGMFKDKFGVNWMVSFDKNPPAGEF from the coding sequence ATGGCAGCAATTAATCCTTATTTAATGTTTAACGGAACTTGCGAAGAAGCATTTTTGTTTTACAAATCAGTTTTTGGCGGAGATTTTCCATACATTGGAAAATATAAAGATGCACCAGCAGAAGAAGGAGAAGTACTTTCTGAGGAAGCTCTAAACCGAATTATGCATGTTTCGCTTCCAATTGGAAATACTATTTTAATGGGAAGTGACAGTCACCCAAGATACGGAGACGTAGGTTTTGGAGATAACTTTTCTATTTCTGTCAATACAGAAAGCAGAGAAGAAGCAGATAAAATCTTTAGTGGACTTTCGGCTGGAGGACACATAGAAATGGCGATGGATGACACTTTCTGGGGATCTTATTTCGGAATGTTTAAAGATAAATTCGGAGTAAACTGGATGGTAAGTTTTGATAAAAACCCGCCAGCAGGAGAGTTTTAA
- the serB gene encoding phosphoserine phosphatase SerB, which yields MAAEDKEIILLKVSGHDKIGVTAGLTAVLAAYDANILDIGQADIHDTLSLGILFEIEAGSSSAPVLKDLLFKAYELEIKVKFIPISIEDYEKWVKSQSKQRYIINILGEKLAASQLSAVTQIMSDQNLNIDSIIRLTGRTSVVEKEEYPRSCIQLSVTGEIVNKIIMTASFMEISRTLNVDISFQEDNIYRRNRRLVCFDMDSTLIQTEVIDELAELNGVGDQVRAITESAMNGEIDFNESFKKRMALLEGLSEEVLQNVAINLPITQGAHRLMKALKYYGYKTAILSGGFTYFGEYLQKELGIDYVHANQLEIKDGKLTGKYIGDIVDGQKKAEYLKAIAEKEGIHINQTIAVGDGANDLPMLNLAGLGIAFHAKPKVKESASTSISSLGLDGVLYLLGYHDRYIDMM from the coding sequence ATGGCAGCAGAAGATAAAGAGATAATTTTATTAAAAGTTTCTGGACACGATAAAATTGGGGTTACGGCAGGTTTAACAGCTGTTTTGGCAGCTTACGACGCTAATATCTTAGATATTGGTCAAGCCGATATTCACGACACACTTTCTTTAGGAATTTTATTCGAAATTGAAGCAGGATCTTCTTCTGCACCTGTTTTAAAAGATCTTTTGTTTAAAGCTTACGAATTAGAAATCAAAGTAAAATTTATTCCGATCTCTATCGAAGATTACGAAAAGTGGGTAAAATCACAATCTAAACAGCGCTACATCATCAATATTTTGGGCGAAAAACTGGCGGCTTCTCAATTGTCAGCAGTAACTCAAATAATGTCAGATCAAAACTTAAATATCGATTCGATTATTCGTTTAACAGGAAGAACTTCTGTTGTCGAAAAAGAAGAATATCCGCGTTCTTGTATTCAATTGTCTGTAACGGGCGAAATTGTAAACAAGATTATTATGACAGCAAGTTTTATGGAAATTTCCAGAACGCTTAATGTTGACATTTCTTTCCAAGAAGATAATATTTACAGAAGAAACCGCCGTCTGGTTTGCTTCGATATGGATTCAACTTTAATCCAAACCGAAGTAATCGATGAATTGGCAGAACTAAATGGAGTAGGAGATCAAGTTCGTGCAATTACAGAATCTGCGATGAACGGTGAAATTGATTTCAACGAAAGTTTCAAAAAACGTATGGCTTTGTTGGAAGGTTTAAGCGAAGAAGTTTTGCAAAATGTTGCGATTAATTTACCAATTACGCAAGGCGCACATCGTCTAATGAAAGCCTTGAAATATTACGGTTATAAAACCGCAATTCTTTCTGGAGGATTTACTTATTTTGGAGAATACTTGCAAAAAGAACTCGGAATAGATTACGTTCACGCCAATCAATTAGAAATAAAAGACGGAAAACTAACTGGTAAATATATCGGAGATATTGTAGACGGTCAGAAAAAAGCAGAATACTTAAAAGCAATTGCCGAAAAAGAAGGAATTCATATCAATCAGACAATCGCAGTTGGTGACGGAGCAAACGATTTGCCAATGCTAAATCTAGCAGGTCTTGGAATCGCCTTTCACGCAAAACCAAAAGTAAAAGAAAGCGCTTCAACGTCTATCTCAAGTTTAGGACTTGATGGTGTTTTATATCTTTTAGGTTACCATGACAGATATATTGATATGATGTAA
- a CDS encoding SRPBCC domain-containing protein, whose protein sequence is MIKVQNNINASIEKVWKLWTLPEHIMNWNNASQDWHTPYVENDLKVGSKFKFTMALKDGSDSFDFEGIYTKIEKFSLIEYKLFDDRTASVRFESDNDVVRITESFEPTTPENADMEKQFCSAIIQNFKNYVESF, encoded by the coding sequence ATGATAAAAGTTCAAAACAATATAAATGCTTCAATAGAAAAAGTTTGGAAATTGTGGACATTGCCTGAACATATTATGAATTGGAATAATGCTTCTCAGGATTGGCATACTCCATATGTCGAAAATGATTTGAAAGTAGGGAGTAAATTTAAATTTACTATGGCTCTTAAAGACGGCAGTGATAGTTTTGACTTTGAAGGTATTTATACTAAAATAGAAAAGTTTTCACTAATAGAATATAAGCTTTTTGACGATAGAACTGCAAGTGTACGTTTTGAAAGTGACAATGATGTAGTAAGAATTACAGAATCATTTGAGCCAACAACACCAGAAAACGCAGATATGGAAAAACAATTTTGTTCTGCAATTATTCAAAATTTTAAAAACTACGTCGAATCATTTTAA
- a CDS encoding VOC family protein, whose protein sequence is MTKQIWLNLPVKDVAKAKDFFWKIGFSFNEQHDTPSSTCMVVGEGHFVVMLFEEMLFSSFSQNSITDTKSSSEVLISIDAESREEVDELAEKVKEAGGTVFAPPAESQGWMYGCGFADLDGHRWNVLFMDFSKLPS, encoded by the coding sequence ATGACAAAGCAAATATGGTTGAATCTTCCTGTAAAGGATGTAGCAAAAGCGAAAGATTTTTTCTGGAAAATTGGTTTTTCGTTTAATGAACAGCACGACACGCCAAGTTCGACGTGTATGGTTGTAGGTGAAGGGCATTTTGTAGTAATGCTTTTTGAAGAAATGCTTTTTTCAAGCTTTTCACAAAACAGTATAACAGATACGAAGTCAAGTTCTGAAGTGCTGATTTCGATAGATGCAGAAAGCAGAGAAGAAGTAGACGAATTAGCAGAAAAAGTCAAAGAAGCCGGCGGAACTGTTTTTGCTCCTCCTGCCGAAAGTCAAGGTTGGATGTACGGCTGCGGTTTTGCCGATTTAGATGGTCATCGTTGGAATGTTTTATTTATGGACTTTAGTAAATTACCAAGTTAA